The proteins below come from a single Triticum aestivum cultivar Chinese Spring chromosome 5D, IWGSC CS RefSeq v2.1, whole genome shotgun sequence genomic window:
- the LOC123121767 gene encoding uncharacterized protein isoform X2 — translation MNGRARRPAAAHGAKAAPKGDRGMMMQKDQRKAMPAKGPTAGAAARGVANRVHSRRERKLALQQDVDKLKKKLRHEENVHRALERAFTRPLGALPRLPPYLPSQTLALLAEVAVLEEEVVRLEEQVVNFRQGIYQEAIIFSSAKNAHLPGGGGEGCVPAQPMPSSPTPNAELSPTVRPSPNGKQTQTPRKPTPAQASQDEHSGGSGAGKENLSCSNTSTARNCRLSPSQKVAAKPRAPAAAAPEKRRAAPQAISTAPDRKRVADAAGNGAEKDGSSAPNRLSEELLSCLLTIFSQMGSPAPAPASGQDEEQQPVSPSVSGSWSSEDAYPQDPYGILELGGRDVGPYRRLGVVDAASFDRDALAGNTLLARRLRALLRKLGSVDLAGLSHQQKLAFWINVYNSCMMNAFLEQGIPTTPHELVAMMPKATVDVGGRTHSAMSIEHFILRLPYSVKHVSPEGEGTKGGDEAARAGAFGLEWPEPLVTFALSCGSWSSPAVRVYTAARVEEELEGAKRDYLQAAVGVSAPASLAIPKLLHWYLLDFAKDVDSLMDWVCLQLPTELRQGAMRAVAAADARRRIQVLPYEFRFRYLLAA, via the exons ATGAATGGCCGGGCtcggaggccggcggcggcgcacggcgcgAAGGCCGCCCCGAAGGGCGACAGGGGG ATGATGATGCAGAAGGACCAGCGGAAGGCCATGCCGGCCAAGGGGCCGACCGCCGGCGCGGCGGCCAGAGGCGTGGCGAACAGAGTCCACTCGAGGCGGGAGCGGAAGCTCGCGCTGCAGCAGGAT GTGGACAAGCTGAAGAAGAAGCTGCGGCACGAGGAGAACGTCCACCGAGCTCTGGAGCGGGCCTTCACCAGGCCGCTCGGCGCGCTGCCCCGCCTGCCCCCGTACCTGCCGTCTCAG ACGCTGGCTCTTCTGGCGGAGGTGGCCGtgctggaggaggaggtggtgcggctggaggagCAGGTGGTCAATTTCCGGCAAGGCATCTACCAGGAGGCCATCATCTTCTCCTCCGCCAAGAACGCGCAcctccccggcggcggcggcgagggatgcGTGCCGGCGCAGCCCATGCCGTCGAGCCCAACCCCAAATGCAGAGCTCTCTCCAACTGTTCGTCCGTCGCCGAACGGCAAGCAGACGCAGACACCAAGAAAGCCGACTCCCGCTCAGGCGAGCCAGGACGAGCACTCCGGCGGCTCCGGGGCTGGAAAGGAGAACCTGTCGTGCAGCAACACCTCGACGGCCAGAAACTGCCGCCTGTCGCCGTCGCAGAAGGTCGCCGCCAAACCCAgggcgccggcggcagcggcgccaGAGAAACGCAGGGCGGCTCCTCAG GCGATCAGTACGGCGCCTGACCGCAAAAGGGTCGCAGACGCTGCCGGCAATGGTGCAGAGAAGGACGGCTCGAGCGCGCCCAACAGGCTGTCGGAGGAGCTGCTGAGCTGCCTGCTGACCATCTTCTCGCAGATgggctcgccggcgccggcgccggcgagcggccaGGACGAGGAGCAGCAGCCGGTGTCCCCGTCGGTGTCCGGGTCGTGGTCGTCGGAGGACGCGTACCCGCAGGACCCCTACGGCATCCTGGAGCTGGGCGGCCGGGACGTCGGCCCCTACAGGCGGCTGGGCGTGGTCGACGCGGCGTCCTTCGACCGCGATGCGCTGGCCGGCAACACGCTCCTCGCCCGGAGACTGAG GGCGTTGCTCCGGAAGCTCGGCTCGGTTGACCTGGCGGGGCTCTCGCACCAGCAGAAGCTGGCCTTCTGGATCAACGTCTACAATTCCTGCATGATGAAT GCATTCCTGGAGCAAGGGATACCTACCACGCCCCATGAGCTCGTGGCAATGATGCCAAAG GCGACGGTAGATGTGGGCGGGCGCACGCACAGCGCCATGTCCATCGAGCACTTCATCCTGCGCCTGCCCTACAGCGTCAAGCAC GTGAGCCCTGAGGGCGAAGGAACCAAgggcggcgacgaggcggcgcgCGCTGGCGCGTTCGGACTGGAGTGGCCGGAGCCGCTCGTCACCTTCGCGCTCTCCTGCGGGAGCTGGTCCTCCCCCGCC GTGAGGGTGTACACggcggcgcgggtggaggaggagcTGGAGGGCGCGAAGCGGGACTACCTGCAGGCGGCGGTGGGGGTGTCGGCGCCGGCGAGCCTGGCCATCCCCAAGCTGCTGCACTGGTACCTGCTGGACTTCGCCAAGGACGTGGACTCACTCATGGACTGGGTCTGCCTGCAGCTGCCGACCGAGCTGCGGCAGGGCGCCATGCGCGCCGTGGCCGCCGCCGACGCGCGCCGCCGAATCCAGGTGCTCCCCTACGAGTTCCGGTTCAGGTACCTCCTGGCCGCGTGA
- the LOC123121767 gene encoding uncharacterized protein isoform X1 encodes MNGRARRPAAAHGAKAAPKGDRGMMMQKDQRKAMPAKGPTAGAAARGVANRVHSRRERKLALQQDVDKLKKKLRHEENVHRALERAFTRPLGALPRLPPYLPSQTLALLAEVAVLEEEVVRLEEQVVNFRQGIYQEAIIFSSAKNAHLPGGGGEGCVPAQPMPSSPTPNAELSPTVRPSPNGKQTQTPRKPTPAQASQDEHSGGSGAGKENLSCSNTSTARNCRLSPSQKVAAKPRAPAAAAPEKRRAAPQAISTAPDRKRVADAAGNGAEKDGSSAPNRLSEELLSCLLTIFSQMGSPAPAPASGQDEEQQPVSPSVSGSWSSEDAYPQDPYGILELGGRDVGPYRRLGVVDAASFDRDALAGNTLLARRLRALLRKLGSVDLAGLSHQQKLAFWINVYNSCMMNAFLEQGIPTTPHELVAMMPKATVDVGGRTHSAMSIEHFILRLPYSVKHQVSPEGEGTKGGDEAARAGAFGLEWPEPLVTFALSCGSWSSPAVRVYTAARVEEELEGAKRDYLQAAVGVSAPASLAIPKLLHWYLLDFAKDVDSLMDWVCLQLPTELRQGAMRAVAAADARRRIQVLPYEFRFRYLLAA; translated from the exons ATGAATGGCCGGGCtcggaggccggcggcggcgcacggcgcgAAGGCCGCCCCGAAGGGCGACAGGGGG ATGATGATGCAGAAGGACCAGCGGAAGGCCATGCCGGCCAAGGGGCCGACCGCCGGCGCGGCGGCCAGAGGCGTGGCGAACAGAGTCCACTCGAGGCGGGAGCGGAAGCTCGCGCTGCAGCAGGAT GTGGACAAGCTGAAGAAGAAGCTGCGGCACGAGGAGAACGTCCACCGAGCTCTGGAGCGGGCCTTCACCAGGCCGCTCGGCGCGCTGCCCCGCCTGCCCCCGTACCTGCCGTCTCAG ACGCTGGCTCTTCTGGCGGAGGTGGCCGtgctggaggaggaggtggtgcggctggaggagCAGGTGGTCAATTTCCGGCAAGGCATCTACCAGGAGGCCATCATCTTCTCCTCCGCCAAGAACGCGCAcctccccggcggcggcggcgagggatgcGTGCCGGCGCAGCCCATGCCGTCGAGCCCAACCCCAAATGCAGAGCTCTCTCCAACTGTTCGTCCGTCGCCGAACGGCAAGCAGACGCAGACACCAAGAAAGCCGACTCCCGCTCAGGCGAGCCAGGACGAGCACTCCGGCGGCTCCGGGGCTGGAAAGGAGAACCTGTCGTGCAGCAACACCTCGACGGCCAGAAACTGCCGCCTGTCGCCGTCGCAGAAGGTCGCCGCCAAACCCAgggcgccggcggcagcggcgccaGAGAAACGCAGGGCGGCTCCTCAG GCGATCAGTACGGCGCCTGACCGCAAAAGGGTCGCAGACGCTGCCGGCAATGGTGCAGAGAAGGACGGCTCGAGCGCGCCCAACAGGCTGTCGGAGGAGCTGCTGAGCTGCCTGCTGACCATCTTCTCGCAGATgggctcgccggcgccggcgccggcgagcggccaGGACGAGGAGCAGCAGCCGGTGTCCCCGTCGGTGTCCGGGTCGTGGTCGTCGGAGGACGCGTACCCGCAGGACCCCTACGGCATCCTGGAGCTGGGCGGCCGGGACGTCGGCCCCTACAGGCGGCTGGGCGTGGTCGACGCGGCGTCCTTCGACCGCGATGCGCTGGCCGGCAACACGCTCCTCGCCCGGAGACTGAG GGCGTTGCTCCGGAAGCTCGGCTCGGTTGACCTGGCGGGGCTCTCGCACCAGCAGAAGCTGGCCTTCTGGATCAACGTCTACAATTCCTGCATGATGAAT GCATTCCTGGAGCAAGGGATACCTACCACGCCCCATGAGCTCGTGGCAATGATGCCAAAG GCGACGGTAGATGTGGGCGGGCGCACGCACAGCGCCATGTCCATCGAGCACTTCATCCTGCGCCTGCCCTACAGCGTCAAGCAC CAGGTGAGCCCTGAGGGCGAAGGAACCAAgggcggcgacgaggcggcgcgCGCTGGCGCGTTCGGACTGGAGTGGCCGGAGCCGCTCGTCACCTTCGCGCTCTCCTGCGGGAGCTGGTCCTCCCCCGCC GTGAGGGTGTACACggcggcgcgggtggaggaggagcTGGAGGGCGCGAAGCGGGACTACCTGCAGGCGGCGGTGGGGGTGTCGGCGCCGGCGAGCCTGGCCATCCCCAAGCTGCTGCACTGGTACCTGCTGGACTTCGCCAAGGACGTGGACTCACTCATGGACTGGGTCTGCCTGCAGCTGCCGACCGAGCTGCGGCAGGGCGCCATGCGCGCCGTGGCCGCCGCCGACGCGCGCCGCCGAATCCAGGTGCTCCCCTACGAGTTCCGGTTCAGGTACCTCCTGGCCGCGTGA